Genomic segment of Thermodesulfobacteriota bacterium:
AGCGAATATAGTGAGCTAGCAGAGCTTTTAAAGAATGCGGACAATCAGGCGCTAAATCAGGAGATTGAGGAAAAGCTAGACCAAATAAAAGATCTCATGTCTGAACTGGCAGAAAAGATGGCTGATCTTGGCGGAGATATACAGGAAGGGTTCTTAAACCAAGATGCATTTGAGGCCATGAACATGCAGAGTCAATTGGATCAAATTTCCAAACTTGCACAAGAAGGAAAAATACAAGAAGCGCTCGAGATGCTAGCTAATATGTCGCAGAGCATCCAAAATATGATGGCATCATTAGAAAACGGTATGCAGTCATTTGCTTCATCTATGATGAACCAGGGGGCATCTGAACTAAATGAGTTAATATCTCGTATCGAAGAAATTGAGAAAGAGGAATCTGAGCTTAGAGATGATACTGGTAAATTAAAAGAATCTCTTTTGAACAATCCGGATTCTAACACAAGCAACCTTAGAAAATTTGTTGATGAGCAAATCAAAAAAACAAAGCAAATGTCTAATGAGTTAGAGCAGGCGAAAGCAAAAATAGTAGATGATCCGAAGAATTCACAAAATGCGCATTTAATAGACAGAATGCTTGACCGCTCACAGCAGCTTCAGAACTGGCTTGAGGCAATGGACCTAAGACCAGCCCTAAAGAGTGCCAAGAGTATTGAAGAAAGTACCAAGGGGCTAAAAGAAATGGCAAGTCAAAATTTCGCAAACTTTGGTAAGGCTACAACAGAGCTATCCTCTTCTAATAAACTGGCGGAAGAGATAAGAAACGATCTTAATGAACTTCTGGAAAATTCTGGAAAAACTGGTGGTCAGTTTGGTGAAATGGCGCTTAGACAAGACGGGATTGAAGAAAAGACATCTGATTTAATCAAAGAGCTGTCATCTGAGCAAAGTGGGCTGTTCCTACCGCCCGGTATGAATCAGAATCTTGATCAGGCAAAAAGATTTATGGGCAATGCATCTCAGGATCTGCGTGATGAGCTGATCTCCAAGGCAATATCTAATGAAGATGAAGCATTAAAAGCTCTAAGATCTGCCAAGGAGCAGGCTCAGGAAATGATGAAACAAATGCAGATGAGCGCAAGCGGGAAAGGAATGTCGGCTCCCATGATGCTTGGCAGACAAATGCAGTCAGGTGGTACTCAGGGCGCGGATACCAGATATGTAGAGATACCGCAAGCCACTGAAGATATAGGAAAAGAATACAAAAAAAGAATTTTAGATGCTATGAAAGGCGGATCACCCGAAGGATATATTGAACTGAACAAAAAGTATTACGATAGGATAATTAAATGATTACTAAATCTAAAATACAGAGACCTTTATTCGGGCTATTAACTTTGATTTTTTTCAGCTTCTCAGCTTATGCAATCGAAGTTGATGAGCTGTTCGAAATAGCTGAGAATGATATTAAGATATGGCAAATCAGACAAGCATCAGAGTCTGTAGACTTGGCACTTGAACTAGCCAGCAGTCAAGAGGAAATCTACCGAAGTTATTATCTAAAAGCCCTTCTTGATTTTTACGCTGGCGACTACGATTCCGCAAAGAAATATGCTGACAAAGCCAAAGAGAACCAAGAGATTGATGAGCGTGACTTTATTAATTTTATATCCACCGCATCTCAAAACGCTCCTGATTTCAAAGAGATAAAATCCGAAAACTTTATAATCCGCTACGCAAATCCCAAAGATATTATTCTTGCAGATTATGCTAAAGAGGTACTTGAAAAATCAAGATATGAAATAGGGCTTGATCTAGACACTTATCCGCAAGATCCTGTAATCGTCGAGATCTATCCTGATATGAAAAGCTTCACCCTTGCCTCTACTCTTCCGGCCAGAAATGTAGAAAGAACTGGCGTGGTCGGCATATGCAAATTTAACAGGCTTATGATTTTATCGCCCAGACTATTGCCTAAAGGCTATACTTGGGCAGACACATTAGCTCATGAATACGTTCACTACCTAATTTTCTTAAAAAGTGATAACACTGTTCCGGTTTGGCTCCATGAGGGAATTGCTAAATATCACGAGAAACGCTGGAGAGAAAAGGAGACAAATGTAATAAGCCCATTCTATGAGACTATACTTTCTGAAGCTCTAGATGAGAACAAGCTTGTGCCGATTGAAAAAATGCATCCCTCTCTAGCTAAGCTTGATACTGCCCGCCAGGCTCAGCTCGCCTTTGCTCAAACAGGAACCATGGTTGACTACCTTGTTGAGAATTGGGGTAAGGAGGCCCTTGTAGAATTAATTAAGTCAATGAAAGAAACAGACGACTATGAACAATCGATAGAAGAAGTTACAGGATTAGAGTTTGCTAGTTTCTATGCTTCATGGGAGAAAGAGCTCCGGTCCAAAAACTTGGGTGAGAGAATACCGGGAGTAAAAGTCAAAGGTGCAAAACTTAAAAATACTGAAAAAGGTTCTTCAGACGGTAGTGAGGACTTGGTTGATATCGATGACAAACAGGCAAGGGATTACACTAGACTCGGAGACTTGCTAAAACAAAGGGGCAGACTCAATCCTGCCAGCTACGAGTATGAGAAGGCCCTTTCTCTTGATCCCAAATCTCCAGTTATATCCAGCAGGCTTGCATCTACTCTAAACGATATGGGAAAGAGTAAGGAGGCACGAGATATCTTATTCCCTATATTAGATCTTTATCCAAATCATCTTGATATGCACATGATACTAGGAAAGATATACTTAGATGAAGGGAATCTAAACAAAGCACAGGAAAAATTCTTGACTGCGGCCTATATAAATCCATACAATCCAAAAGTTCATCTGTTTTTGATTGATTTGTATGAAAAGTTAGGCAAGCAAGATTATAAGAATAGAGCACAAGAACATCTAAAATTATTACTTGGTGAGGAAATAGAAAATGGATAGTAATCAAAGCAGTTCTCAAGATACAGAGAAAGTACAAGAGCTTTCAAGCATAAAGAAAGAAATAGTATCAGAAATTGGAAAAGTAATAGTAGGGCAAGAAAACGTTATAGAGCTTCTATTGATTTCGCTAATGTCCTCTGGCCATTCACTATTTGTAGGCGTTCCAGGTCTGGCTAAGACCCTCTTAGTAAGCACTCTTTCAGATGTGTTGAGCCTAAAGTTTAATAGAGTTCAATTTACGCCAGATCTAATGCCATCTGACATAACCGGCTCTGAGGTACTTGAAAAAGATGAGGCATCGGACAAAAGATTCTTTAGATTTATCCATGGTCCTATTTTTTGCAACATCCTTTTAGCTGATGAAATAAATAGGGCTTCTCCAAAAACCCAGGCAGCGCTGCTTCAGGCAATGCAAGAGAAAAAAGTAACAGTTGGCGGGGAAACTTATATGATCGCGCCTCCGTTTTTGGTGTTTGCTACCCAAAACCCAATTGAGCAAGAGGGAACATATCCCCTCCCTGAGGCGGAGCTGGACAGATTTATGTTTCAGATAGACGTAAGCTACCCATCCTACGATGAAGAGCTTGAGATTGTTAAAACCACAACCGGCACCTATACACCTGAGCTTAGAAAAATCTTGGACTCAGCTAAAATTACTGAATTTCAGAATCTTGTTCATAGGGTCCCGGTATCAGACCATGTAGCTGAATATGCTGTTAAGGTAGCAAGAGCTACCAGGCCGGGTGATCCGAACACGCCTGAATCTGTAAAAAACGGTCTTGCATGGGGAGTGGGGCCAAGAGCCTCTCAATATCTTATCTTCGGAAGCAAAGCAAGAGCTGTGCTAAACGGCAGGTATACACCCACCATAGACGATGTAGTAGCAATTGCACCTTCAGTACTTAAACATAGGATTGTACTTAATTTTAGGGCTGAAGCAGAAGGTATTAAACCAGAGGAAATTATTCAGGAAATACTAAGCGGAATTCCTCATCAGAGTTCTGATCGGATCCAGGCTTAGAACTCTCTACAACGTGAGCGAACTTAGTATTTAGTAGAGCCTCAACTGATGGCTCGATTTTCTCTAGAAACGGTCTTGGATAAATACCCATAACAAACATCATAATGGCTAGAGGCAGCACGACCACTATCTCTCTTAGGTTTATGTCTTTAAGCACTTTATTTGCTGCATTGTTTAAAGGACCAAAGAAAACTCTTTGATAGGCCCAAAGCATGTAGATTGCGCCTAGTATAATTCCTGTCGCGCCAAGAGCCGCATAGACCCAGTTAAATTCAAAGGCTCCTAGTAGGATTAAGAACTCGCCAACAAAACCGTTTAAGAGCGGAAGTCCTATGGACGAGAGGGTTGCCAGCATAAAGAAAGCTGCAAAGATAGGCATCACCTTTGCTATGCCGCCAAACTCTGCAATTTTCTTAGTATGTCTTCTGTCATACACCATGCCGACCAAGATAAATAGTGCGCCGGTAGAAATACCGTGGTTTATCATTTGATAAATGCCGCCCTGAACACCTTGGATATTTAGAACAAAAATACCGAGCATAACCAATCCAAGATGGCTTACACTTGAATAGGCCACCAGTTTTTTAAGATCCTTTTGAGCGAACGCCACCATAGCGCCGTATATAACTCCGATAATAGCAATTGCAATTAGAATTGGCAGATACTCCACGAAAGCATCCGGGAAAAACGGCATCAGAAATCTTAGAAATCCATAGGTGCCCATTTTCAAAAGAACTCCTGCAAGAATCACACTACCCGCTGTAGGTGCTTCAACGTGCGCATCGGGAAGCCATGTGTGAAATGGGAACATAGGAACTTTAATTGCAAATGCCAAAAAGAACGCTAGAAAAGCTAAACCCTGAGGGCTAAGTATGCCGTCAAACGGAATTTTTAATCTGTAAAAATCCATCACATCCATAGACGCAAATCCAAACTGCTCGATATGCATATAGAACATGTACAAAATTGCGATTAACATCAGAGCGCTTCCGAATGCTGTATATATGAAGAACTTTATCGCTGCGTAGATCCTTCTCTCGGTGCCCCAGATACCAATTATGAAATACATTGGAATAAGAACGGCTTCCCAGAAAATAAAAAACAGGATCATATCAAGAGCTACAAAGGTTCCGATAAGAGCTGTTTCTAAAGCAAGCATCATTATAAGAAATGATCGCATGCCTTTGTGGATTGAGTGCCATGAGGCCAAAAGGGTAATCGGCATAATGAAAGTAGTCAGAAGAACTAAAAACAGGCTGATTCCATCAAGCCCTACAAAATAGCTAATACCCAGGCTCTCGATCCAAGGTATACGCTGCACAAACTGCATAGCCGATGAGCCGGCCTCAAAGTTGGTGAATAGTGGTATTGATATGATAAATTCAACCAGTGTTACAACTAGTGCGCCTATTTTTAAAGGCCCTTCAGAATTCTCATAAATATAGGACAGAAAAATCAGAATAGGAATCCCGATTAATGGGAAAAATATTATTAGTGAGAGGTTGCCGCTTAGAAGCGATTCCATTTGAAAATTAGTTCCTTAATAACCAGAATTACAGCAAGAATTTATGGGCTGTAAATATACTATAGCAGCAGGATGTTTCAAGGCATTTAAAGCAGTTGTGTAGTTTTGACACTAATTTGATCTTAAACCCTGCCCAGATATACTAATGCTCCCTTGAATTCAATGAGGGTTTACTAACGCAAATACCCAAACAATGGTAGACTGTTAGTTATCAAATAGCTCTTTTATAGAGCAAGAAATTCGGGAGGTTTTCAGCATGGGAATGAAGAAAATAATTACTATAAAACCTGACGCGCCAGAAGAATCTTCTAATAAGGGCGTAAGCTTTAAAAAGTTTGATAAATCAGAAAAACCTGAAACAAACGTTGAGCTCACAGAAGAGATTGTATACGACGCTCTAAAAACGGTATACGACCCCGAGATCCCTGTCAGCATAGTGGATCTAGGTCTTATTTATGACGTAGCAATTTCCTCAGGCAACAACGTGAATCTTAAAATGACACTAACAACACCTGGCTGCGGAATGGGAGCTATGATAGCAGGCCAAGCAGAGGAAGCAATCAGAGGTGCCGGTGCTAACAACGTACTTGTCGAAGTCGTATGGGATCCGCCATGGAACCCAGATATGATGTCAGATGAAGCAAAAAACAAACTTGGAATGGAATAAGGAGATCCTCTAAAAACATGTCGCTTAGTCCTGAGAGAATAAAACAGTCCCTTCAAACGGTTAAATACCCTGGGTTTACAAGAGATATTGTATCATTTGGATTGGTTAAAGATGTACAAATAGACGGAGCAAAAGTAAACGTTTCACTAGTGCTTCCAAAGCCTGATGACAAGCTGGCATCGGAGATTGGAGAATCTGTAAGAGCAGCAGTGCTTGAGACTCCGGGCGTATCTGATGTAGATATACAGATCTCAGCCCGTCCGCCAAAAGCGCCGCCTTCGGGAGGGGCACAGCAACAGGCTGAAAAATCCGTCAATCTTCCTGATATAAAATACTACATAGCAGTCGCCAGTGGTAAGGGCGGCGTGGGGAAATCCACAGTCGCAGTAAACATTGCAGTTGCTATGGCTAAAATGAGAGACAAAGTGGGGCTTATGGATGCTGATATATGGGGCCCAAGCGTACCGACAATGCTCGGAGTAAAAGATAGACCAAAAGCAACAGAAGACAATAAAATTATTCCTCTTAATAAATTTGGGCTAAAGCTCATGTCAATCGGATTTTTGGTAAATGAAGATGAGACAGTTATCTGGCGAGGCCCTATGGTGCACGGCGCGATTAAACAGTTTATTGAAGATGTTATTTGGGATGACACCGATCACTTAGTCATTGACCTTCCACCAGGCACAGGGGATGCGCAGTTATCACTAGTGCAAACGGCTCCTCTAAGCGGAGGGCTCATAGTTACGACCCCCCAAGACGTTGCACTTATAGATGTTAAACGCGGCGTTCAAATGTTTAGAAAGCTAAATGTGCCTATTTTGGGAATTGTTGAGAACATGAGCTACCTTGAGCAGCCCGGAAGCGCTGAGCCGATCGACATTTTCGGCAGAGGCGGCGGTAAAAAAATGGCTGAGCAGTTTGGGGTGCCTTTCCTTGGTGAGATACCGATTGATCCTAATATAAGAATAGGCGGGGACAGCGGTGTTCCTATAGTTGAATCAAGCCCAGATAGCGTGGCGGCCAAAGCATTTAATAAGATCGCTGAGAACATCCTTGATACCATAGAAAAGAGTTAGCTCATATCATTCTAGTTGGTATATCTTACTCGAAACATTGAACCTTTTGCAGTAATGAATATCTTATTAATATATAATAGATTTTGCGGCTCTAAGCGAAAAAATATAATACGAACATATTAGATAAGAGATAATGGCTTCAGTAAAAGACTATTATAAAATTTTAGGCGTAAATAAAGGCGCTAACAAAGATGAAATAAAAAAGGCTTATCGCAATCTTGCGAGAAAGTACCATCCAGATCATAATCCCGATAACAAAGAAGCTGAGGAGAAGTTTAAGGAAGTTCAGGAAGCGCATGAAGTGCTTTCCGATGATGAGAAGAGAAAAACATACGACATGTTTGGAAGCGCTGAGTTTAGCCCCGGTGGGCAGACAACATGGAGAAGGCCTGGAGATCCGAGCGGAGGGAGTTATCAATATACATACAGCGCTCAGGATTTCCCGGGATTTGAAGATATTTTCAAGGACATTTTCGGATTTGGCGGGCAGCCACGCTCCAGAAGAGGCGGTGGAAGAAGAGGTGGCGGAGATTCGTTCAGAGATATTTTTGGCCAGGGAGCACGCCAAGAACCAGCTCGCGGCAAGGATCTGGAATATCAGATTGAGATAGATTTTGATACCGCAATCAAAGGCGGGGTAAGAGACATTACAATTAACAGGCAAAGACTAAATGATGTTAGCACCGAAAAACTTTCAGTAAAAATTCCAGCAGGAGTTTCTACAGGCTCAAAGATACGGGTTCAGGGAAAAGGAGAATCTGGCGCCAGAGGGGATCAGGGCGACTTGTATCTAAAGATAAAAGTACAGCCGCATCCTATTTTTAAACGTACCCAAGACGATATATATCTTGAGTTGCCTATAACAGTATACGAGGCAGCTTTGGGCAAACAGGTAGACGTGCCCACAATAGATGGAACGGCACAGGTTTCAATACCGGCTGGGGTTCAAAACGGGACAAAGTTAAGACTAAAGGGAAAAGGTGCCCAGAACTTAAAATCTAAGAAGAGAGGCGATCAGTATGTTGAGGTTAAGATCGTTATGCCTGATAATATAACTAAGAGCGATAAAGAGCTTTATGAGAAACTGGGTGAAGAAAGCCCTTATGATCCCAGGGACAAATTCAGTAAGTATATGAAATAAATTAGGAGGCAATAGAGATGAGCGAAGAACAGACACCACAAGACCCCGGCGGTCTTAAAATGGATTTCTCAACCTTTATACTTTCTTTAAATGCATCTTCATTAATACACTTAGGAGAGATTCATGACCCACAGCTTAAGGAGATAAGCGTAAATCTACCGGCTGCTAAGCATACAATCGAAATTCTTGAGATCCTTGAGGATAAAACTGTAGGGAATCTAGATGAAAATGAGCAAAAGCTTCTAAAAGATATTCTCTATAATCTAAGATTGAAGTATGTTCAGCATTCAAAGGCTGACTAAAACAACTGATTTAATCGACTTTTGATAATTTTAAAAACTCAGCGAATCTTGAACTAAGCTCCTGTTTTGTTAGATCAGAGAGCCTTCTTACACTAAAGTTCTCAACTGTAAAAGATGCTACAACACTGCCGTTTACGACTGCAGTTTTAAACCCAGCCGGATCAGTTATATCATTGCCTGCGATGTAACCCATAAAACCGCCTGCAAAAGTATCCCCGGCCCCAGTTGGGTCAATCACCTCTTCAAGCGGAAAGCTTGGAGCCCAGAAAATGTCATCCTCAGCGAACATTAATGCCCCGTATTCGCCTCTTTTGACGATAAGTATTTTGGGACCCATATCAAGCACTGCCCTTGCAGCAGTAGTAATTCTCGGCTCCCCTGCTAGAGCTCTAGTTTCTGAATCGTTTATTAAAAGGATATCCACATGTTTTAGCACTTCTTTAAGCTCTTCTGGCTTGTTGTCAATCCAAAAGTTCATAGTGTCACATGCCACAAGCTTTGGCTCTTTTACTTGATTTAAAACACTTAGCTGTAAAACCGGATCTATGTTTGCAAGGAACACATAGTCCACATTGCTATAACTCTCAGGAATGACCGGGTTAAAGTTCTCGAAAACGTTTAAGTACGTTCCTAGGGTCTCGGGATCGCCAAGATCATAGCCGTACTTACCTTCCCATTTAAAAGTCTCCCCATCTTCTCTCATAACGCCATCAAGGTTTATATTTTTCTCTCTAAAAAGCTCTAAGTGGCCCTGTGGAAAATCTTGACCAACAACCGCAACTATTCCTACATCTGTAAACATGCTTGCGGCCAAGGAGAAATATGAGGCAGAGCCTCCTAAGATGTTATCTTCTTTTCCAAAAGGTGTTTCAATACTATCAAGCGCCATAGATCCAACAACTAGTAATTTCATTTTACATACCTCTCTATTATTATTCCGAGGCGCTCCTTTGCCTCTTGTGATATAGCATCTGTTGCAGTAATTATTGCATTTTGAAGCGCATTACTACATGGACATTGCGTTTCTTCTTTAATAGTAGGCACCACTTTTTTAATAATATCTCTGGCAAGCTGTACATTGCTATTAAGAGTTGCTATCAAATCTTCGACTGTCACGTCATCGTGATCTTCGTGCCAGCAGTCATAATCTGTTGCCATAGATAAACTTGCATAGCATATCTCAGCTTCCCTTGCCAATTTTGCCTCTGTGGCATTGGTCATACCGATCACATCAACTCCCCAGCTTCTGTAAATGTTGCTTTCAGCACGAGAAGAGAACTGCGGGCCTTCCATACACAAATATGTGCCGCCCATGTGGACATTTGCACCCTCAGCCAGCGCGGCTTTGTATAGATCTTCTGATAATCCCTGACATACAGGATCCGCCATAGAAACGTGGGCCACAATACCGTCTCCAAAAAATGTGGAGGCTCTAGTTTTTGTGTGGTCATAAAACTGTAATGGAATAACCACCTGACCAGGCGCTATATGCTCTTTCATGCTTCCAACAGCGCTCACTGATATAATCCACTTTACACCCATTTGTTTCATTGCATAAATATTTGCCCTGAAATTTATCTCGGTTGGCATAATTTTATGGCCTCTTCCGTGCCTAGGAAGAAAAACTAGTTTAGTATCACCTAGATTGCCGACCACAAGCTCATCTGAAGGATTACCAAAAGGGGTATCAACAGCCACAGATTCAACATCTGTAAGCCCTTCTATGTTGTAAAGACCGCTGCCGCCAATTATTCCTACAATTTTCATAAGCACCTCTGTGTTCGTTAAGCGCACTTAAACTAACATTCAAACTATTTATGGTCAAGAAATTGATAAACAAACTACTCTTTGGGACTTAATATAATTAGAATCCTCTCAATATCAGTACCTGGAAGATTGAATTCTTTTAATTCCATTAGATTAAATTTATCTTTAATTTCGTCACTCTCACTGCTCCATTCATAAGGCCCTCTTTTTCCTCTCATAAGGATTATTACTCCATTCTTTGATACATAAGCAGAGCTTAAGGCCAAAGTATCTAAGACACTGCCAACGGCTCGGGTAATGACATAATCAAAATCACCTCGCAAAATATCATTATCCGGATCTTCCGCCCTACCCCACATGGCTCTTACATCTTCTAATCCAAGTTTCCTAATTGTATCGTTTAGAAACGAGACTTTTTTATTTGCAGAATCTAGGAGCGTGGCATTAATTGTTGGATGTATTATTTTAAGCACAAGACCCGGAAACCCAGCCCCAGTGCCTATATCAAGCAAACTCTTACTATCCTCGATGTAGGATGAAGCAGAGATAGAATCTAGAAAATGATTGATAATTACTCCTTCATCATCTTTTATAGCTGTAAGGTTTATGTTCTTATTCCACTTTTTTAAATTGTCCAAATACTTCATAAAAAGCTCGACTTGCTCATCTTTAAGATCTACCCCAAGCTCACAAGCCCCTTGGATCAATAGTTCATTTAGACTCAATCGGTGCTCCTTAAAAGCATTGGATGATTAACATTGATACTAGGCTTTCCTCTGTGCATTTTTACTCTTCCTATTACCTCTACACTCTTTCCCAAATAATGATCTTCAGGCGTTATATCAAAGTGTGAGAAATTATCCCAATCCTGCGGGAAAATTACTATATTTAGGGTGTCTTCCATATTTAGGACAATAACATTTGGAGATTTACGAGCGCCCACTATTTCGCCTGACACAACTATATTTTCTCCTGTAAATTGCCTCGCATCATCAGGTTCTACCTTAAAACGATGATATCCCTTAGGAGGCTGCAAACCTTGGAGATTTCCCCATAAACCCTTTTTCTGACTTTTGGCCAAATTCACTGCATCATAAATTTTATCAGAATACATATCGTTAGGTTCTATAATAAGAACAGTGGCAAAGCCCTGTTTTAGTAGCTCCTCATTCACTAATAGTCCGTCAACGTAGACATGCGCTAGAATTCTTCCATACGGGTCATATTGTTTCTCATCAAACTCAAGCTTCACACTCTGACCCTCAACTAGTTTAGAATTATAATCCCAAGCCTCTTTAGCCATAGGCTCTCCAGGCGAGTCTTCAAGGGCTATTTCCGGGGTGTCTATTCCTAAATATCTTACGCGCGATCTTTTTGGATCATCAATTACAACTGTATCACCATCAAGTACTTCTATAACTCTATATTCAGCGGAATCAGGAGTTTTATCTGCTTGTTGAAAAATGTAATAGGCTACAAAAATAAAGATAACAAATAGTAAATAAAGAGTTTTTCTTCGTCTTGTGTTCATAAGAT
This window contains:
- the rsmG gene encoding 16S rRNA (guanine(527)-N(7))-methyltransferase RsmG produces the protein MSLNELLIQGACELGVDLKDEQVELFMKYLDNLKKWNKNINLTAIKDDEGVIINHFLDSISASSYIEDSKSLLDIGTGAGFPGLVLKIIHPTINATLLDSANKKVSFLNDTIRKLGLEDVRAMWGRAEDPDNDILRGDFDYVITRAVGSVLDTLALSSAYVSKNGVIILMRGKRGPYEWSSESDEIKDKFNLMELKEFNLPGTDIERILIILSPKE
- a CDS encoding thermonuclease family protein, with the translated sequence MNTRRRKTLYLLFVIFIFVAYYIFQQADKTPDSAEYRVIEVLDGDTVVIDDPKRSRVRYLGIDTPEIALEDSPGEPMAKEAWDYNSKLVEGQSVKLEFDEKQYDPYGRILAHVYVDGLLVNEELLKQGFATVLIIEPNDMYSDKIYDAVNLAKSQKKGLWGNLQGLQPPKGYHRFKVEPDDARQFTGENIVVSGEIVGARKSPNVIVLNMEDTLNIVIFPQDWDNFSHFDITPEDHYLGKSVEVIGRVKMHRGKPSINVNHPMLLRSTD